The proteins below are encoded in one region of Archocentrus centrarchus isolate MPI-CPG fArcCen1 chromosome 13, fArcCen1, whole genome shotgun sequence:
- the thrsp gene encoding thyroid hormone-inducible hepatic protein, which produces MYRMMQLCNSTDQPTSAHHINSRASQLLHRLSTPSTCSPPPLHGNSQPHPPGSMQSADARFKRNSLFLALRRYTSAVSEMEQTILLPSLLRDMPSDEEWDCEAAEETCKDLHGDYLMLKAIRNIVESGLIPLDDCKAKNNIALNETLTLEPLLDTDPEALFQFHVRGLFSVMSDLTKKTESLTEKYMDIIGVAN; this is translated from the coding sequence ATGTATCGGATGATGCAGTTGTGCAACAGCACTGATCAACCCACCTCGGCTCATCATATAAACTCGCGCGcctcacagctgctgcacagaCTGAGCACACCTTCCACCTGTTCACCACCACCTCTGCACGGGAACAGCCAACCACATCCACCTGGAAGCATGCAGTCTGCCGACGCCAGATTCAAGAGAAACAGCCTGTTCCTGGCTCTGAGACGATACACCTCAGCTGTCAGCGAAATGGAGCAGACCATTCTCCTGCCAAGCCTGCTGCGAGACATGCCCTCAGACGAGGAGTGGGACTGCGAGGCTGCAGAAGAGACCTGCAAAGACCTGCACGGCGACTACTTGATGCTCAAAGCCATACGGAACATAGTGGAGAGCGGCCTAATTCCCCTGGACGATTGCAAAGCCAAAAACAACATAGCACTGAACGAGACCCTGACTCTGGAGCCTCTCTTGGACACAGACCCTGAAGCCCTCTTCCAGTTCCACGTGAGAGGGCTGTTTTCTGTGATGAGTGACCTCACCAAGAAGACGGAGAGCCTCACTGAGAAATACATGGACATTATTGGGGTGGCAAATTAA
- the guca1c gene encoding guanylyl cyclase-activating protein 3, giving the protein MGAHGSNLDDILEEDMHHWYTKFMRESPSGLITLFELKMMLEMNGMTEEASSYVDQVFITFDMDGDGYIDFVEYIAGISLLLKGEINQKLKWYFKLFDQDGNGKIDKDELETIFKAIQDITRSYDIPPEEIVNLIYEKIDVNGEGELTLEEFISGAREHPDIMDMLTKMMDLTHVLEIIVKGQRRKGLN; this is encoded by the exons ATGGGTGCCCACGGCTCCAACCTGGACGACATCCTGGAGGAGGACATGCACCACTGGTACACAAAATTCATGAGGGAATCTCCTTCGGGACTCATCACGCTCTTTGAGCTTAAGATGATGCTTGAAATGAACGGCATGACGGAGGAGGCCAGCAGCTACGTGGACCAGGTCTTCATCACCTTTGACATGGATGGG GATGGCTATATAGACTTCGTTGAATATATCGCGGGCATTAGTTTATTGTTGAAAGGGGAGATAAATCAGAAGCTAAAGTGGTACTTCAAGCTCTTTGATCAGGATGGAAATGGAAAAATTGACAAGGATGAACTGGAGACTATATTTAAG GCCATTCAAGATATTACCAGAAGCTACGACATCCCTCCAGAAGAGATTGTGAATCTTATATACGAGAAGATTGATGTCAACGGGGAAG GTGAGCTGACGCTGGAAGAGTTCATCAGCGGAGCGAGGGAGCACCCTGACATCATGGATATGCTCACTAAGATGATGGATCTTACGCACGTCTTGGAAATTATTGTCAAGGGTCAACGGAGGAAAGGGCTGAACTGA
- the c15h3orf52 gene encoding TPA-induced transmembrane protein homolog, with the protein MENIEIEEYPDEIDGAPVSVVRKKAGNKDGVANSDPGATERGPLIQQRNGTNGAQPFSAHEAEAQESGKGSIKWLKEELNEKVFWEIRLWMIIIFVFLVIIAIIFISLAICAAIHEDEDDIFDPSSFTFPHYFDGSFKMPNQLFTVDLANISSSKGQALAAELKTKLTDLYKSSPALGRYFSEAEIYAFRNGSVIADYKLTFQLPEEEKDQLRNFTLSTEMVYNVFRQFLYDQDSPESEPMFIECDSLQMVSGR; encoded by the exons ATGGAAAATATTGAGATAGAAGAATATCCAGATGAAATCGATGGAGCACCAGTTTCAGTTGTTCGTAAG AAGGCAGGTAACAAAGACGGCGTGGCCAACAGCGATCCTGGTGCAACAGAGAGGGGCCCATTAATCCAACAG aGAAATGGTACCAATGGAGCTCAGCCGTTCTCTGCACATGAAGCAGAGGCTCAAGAATCTGGAAAG GGAAGCATCAAATGGCTAAAGGAAGAGCTGAATGAGAAAGTCTTCTGGGAAATTAGACTGTGGATGATCATAATCTTCGTCTTTCTTGTCATCATTgcaattattttcatttcactggCCATCTGTGCAG CGATCCATGAGGATGAAGATGACATATTTGACCCTTCGTCGTTTACATTCCCTCATTATTTCGACGGGAGCTTCAAGATGCCAAACCAGCTCTTCACCGTGGACCTCGCCAACATTTCCTCCAGTAAAGGCCAAGCGCTGGCTGCAGAACTTAAAACAAAG CTCACTGATCTCTACAAGTCCTCTCCTGCTCTGGGGCGATacttctctgaagcagagaTCTACGCTTTCAG GAACGGTTCAGTCATTGCTGACTACAAGCTGACGTTCCAGCTGCCTGAAGAGGAGAAGGATCAGCTGAGGAATTTTACCCTGAGCACGGAGATGGTGTACAACGTGTTCAGACAGTTTCTTTATGACCAGGATTCACCTGAGTCGGAGCCAATGTTCATTGAATGCGATTCCCTACAAATGGTGTCGGGACGATGA
- the LOC115790256 gene encoding LOW QUALITY PROTEIN: capZ-interacting protein (The sequence of the model RefSeq protein was modified relative to this genomic sequence to represent the inferred CDS: inserted 3 bases in 2 codons; deleted 2 bases in 2 codons), giving the protein MEKNSPSKPSVAELAGKFKGHILPMPSSNDEPRRRPPCSLKLQNQRDDNEESHKSAVPPNPIKVKVRNSAAIEKLQANLALTPTALLPSPKTPEVKLQQAPLSPTMPSSRLSPALQPSRQSSEEEDPISFDSPPEGTPLPSINKTRARLSFKRRLPTRQHRRSAGEEAGASGSGLSPCELDSPKENGVRSQXLDSPAEETECSLKDAENKEGDCETATADMKSDHDNGEEMEQEAEQDQSSDTFKEERLPSEPAEQKEGDTEVEXETPQEADQGGQ; this is encoded by the exons ATGGAG aagAATTCTCCATCCAAGCCATCGGTGGCTGAGCTGGCTGGAAAGTTCAAAGGTCACATTCTTCCGATGCCCAGCTCAAATGACGAG CCTCGAAGACGACCTCCGTGTTCCCTCAAGCTGCAGAATCAAAGGGACGATAACGAAGAGTCACAT AAATCTGCTGTCCCACCAAATCCCATTAAAGTCAAAGTGAGGAACTCTGCTGCCATCGAGAAACTGCAG GCCAACCTCGCTCTGACACCCACTGCTCTGCTGCCTTCACCAAAGACTCCAGAAGTCAAACTGCAGCAAGCACCGCTGTCCCCCACCATGCCAAGCAGCCGCCTGAGCCCTGCCCTGCAACCCTCACGTCAGTCCAGTGAAGAGGAGGATCCCATCAGCTTCGACAGCCCTCCTGAAGGGACCCCACTACCAAGCATCAACAAG ACTCGCGCACGG CTGTCGTTCAAAAGGCGCCTGCCCACGAGG CAGCACAGGAGGTCAGCTGGAGAGGAGGCAGGAGCCTCTGGGAGTGGACTGTCCCCATGTGAACTGGACAGCCCAAAAGAAAATGGGGTCAGGAGCC ATTTGGACAGCCCAGCGGAGGAAACTGAATGTAGTCTTAAAGACGCTGAAAACAAGGAAGGGGACTGTGAAACAGCAACTGCTGACATGAAGAGCGACCACGACAACGGGGAAGAAATGGAGCAAGAAGCAGAACAAGACCAAAGCTCCGACACTTTCAAGGAGGAACGGCTGCCTTCGGAGCCCGCTGAGCAGAAAGAAGGTGACACTGAGGTGGA AGAGACGCCTCAGGAGGCAGACCAAGGGGGGCAGTGA